A DNA window from Corvus moneduloides isolate bCorMon1 chromosome 22, bCorMon1.pri, whole genome shotgun sequence contains the following coding sequences:
- the LOC116454764 gene encoding lysophosphatidic acid receptor 6-like, producing MAGISWLEGVSNGTNFPSSSGTNASSGAALQHSLFAVTYSAVLVLGLLGNALALSLLSCRAKPLSHSYILLLQLALLDTLFLCVLPLHIHSQLRGDTWAFGDTACRVTGALFCLHISLSVAFFSCLCADLWLAVLHPFTSIQLRATHYLLLATALWVVALGGTVPLVLHSRGVRSSTACFGSFPGSWAHPTAPHTILAFIFGVVVPFSIILLGFPLVARSIWQSRRRAAKRKALGTISIILGICALCFLPHHLTQLLRFLLGLRGIQREPFPSLIPEIQRVTSALASCSCCLNPLLYYFHSSSRHWHCPFRLRLRSKRVFTICDQNFGDPSWDYKPRQRHGRKNHGDGIN from the coding sequence ATGGCAGGGATTTCCTGGCTTGAGGGAGTCTCCAATGGGACAAATTTCCCAAGTTCCAGTGGGACAAATGCCAGCTCAGGAGCAGCTTTGCAGCATTCCCTGTTTGCTGTCACCTACAGCGCTGTGttggtgctggggctgctgggcaatgccctggccctgtccctgctgtcctgcagagccaAGCCCTTGTCCCACTCCTacatcctcctgctgcagctggcccTGCTGGACACCCTGTTCCTTTGTGTGCTGCCCCTCCACATCCATTCCCAGCTGCGTGGGGACACCTGGGCCTTTGGGGACACGGCCTGCAGGGTCACAGGGGCTCTGTTCTGCCTCCACATCTCCCTGAGCGTCGCCTTTTTCAGCTGCCTCTGTGCAGATCtgtggctggcagtgctgcaccCCTTCACCTCCATCCAGCTCAGGGCCACCCActacctgctgctggccacgGCCCTGTGGGTGGTGGCCCTTGGTGGCACTGTCCCGCTGGTCCTCCACAGCAGgggggtgaggagcagcacagcctgctttggcagcttccctgggagctgggctcaccccacagcccctcacaccATCCTGGCCttcatttttggggtggttGTGCCGTTTTCCATCATCCTGCTGGGCTTCCCGCTGGTGGCCAGGAGCATCTGGCAGAGCCGGCGCAGAGCTGCCAAGAGGAAGGCCCTGGGCACCATCTCCATCATCCTGGGCATCTGTGCCCTCTGCTTCCTGCCCCACCACCTCACCCAGCTGCTGCGCTTCCTGCTGGGGCTCCGGGGGATCCAGAGGGAGCCGTTCCCCAGCCTGATCCCCGAGATCCAGAGGGTGACCTCGGCCCTGGcgagctgcagctgctgcctcaaCCCCCTCCTGTACTATTTCCACTCCTCCAGCAGGCACTGGCACTGCCCCTTCAGGCTCAGGCTCAGGTCTAAGAGGGTGTTCACCATCTGTGACCAGAATTTCGGGGACCCCTCCTGGGAC